In Ignavibacteriota bacterium, a genomic segment contains:
- a CDS encoding HNH endonuclease, giving the protein MHGRVLVLNQSYEPISVCGVQKAVVLVYLEKAEIVATADGKVIRSVSSSFPFPSVIRLGQYKRVPFKNIILSRKNVLRRDGHRCQYCGSTALPITIDHIVPRAQGGADTWENLVAACMRCNNMKGDRTPEKAGLHLRSTPRRPTHVAFIIHSVSALDDRWKPYLFLGH; this is encoded by the coding sequence ATACACGGCCGCGTCCTGGTTCTGAATCAAAGTTACGAGCCCATCAGCGTCTGCGGTGTGCAGAAGGCGGTGGTGCTTGTCTATCTGGAAAAAGCCGAGATCGTCGCCACGGCCGACGGCAAGGTGATACGTTCCGTCTCATCCTCGTTCCCCTTTCCGAGCGTGATCCGGCTCGGTCAGTACAAACGCGTCCCGTTCAAAAACATCATCCTCTCGCGCAAAAACGTGCTGCGACGCGACGGGCACCGCTGCCAGTACTGCGGCTCCACCGCCCTGCCCATTACGATCGACCATATCGTGCCGCGTGCACAGGGCGGGGCCGACACCTGGGAAAACCTTGTCGCCGCCTGCATGCGCTGCAACAACATGAAGGGCGACCGCACGCCCGAAAAAGCGGGCCTGCATCTGCGATCAACGCCGCGCCGCCCGACACACGTCGCCTTTATCATCCATTCCGTATCGGCGCTCGACGACCGCTGGAAACCGTACCTCTTCCTCGGGCACTGA
- a CDS encoding pyridoxal phosphate-dependent aminotransferase, giving the protein MTPELTLSRRAGLMPASPIRKLVPLGEAAKKRGTIVYHLNIGQPDIETPPEFFDAVRAYREKVIAYGNSQGMAMFIDSIARYYDGIGIPLESKQILVTTGGSEAITFAMMAVAEPGDEILVFEPFYTNYNGFAIMGGINLVPLATQAEDGYHLPAEDEIERAITPRTRAIIVCNPNNPTGTVLRHDEIDMIARIAVKHGLYILSDEVYREFIYEGETKSMLSVPGLEQHVVVMDSLSKRYSLCGGRMGCIISRNQALMDVFLRFGQARLCTATLEQIGSAALVDAGAKYFDPMIAEYRLRRDATYDELMAIPGVVCRKPSGAFYIMARLPVDDVDRFAAWMLTDFSLDNATTMIAPGAGFYATPGRGRDEARFAYVLDADSCRAAVRTLARGIEAYNRA; this is encoded by the coding sequence ATGACACCCGAACTCACGCTGTCACGCCGCGCCGGCCTGATGCCGGCCTCCCCCATCCGCAAGCTCGTGCCACTCGGCGAAGCCGCAAAAAAACGCGGCACTATCGTGTATCACCTCAACATCGGGCAGCCCGATATCGAAACGCCACCCGAGTTTTTCGACGCTGTCCGCGCCTATCGCGAGAAAGTGATCGCCTACGGCAATTCGCAGGGCATGGCGATGTTCATCGACAGCATCGCACGGTACTACGACGGCATCGGTATTCCTCTCGAATCGAAGCAGATCCTCGTCACCACGGGCGGATCGGAGGCGATCACCTTCGCCATGATGGCCGTGGCCGAGCCGGGCGACGAGATCCTCGTCTTCGAACCTTTCTACACGAATTACAACGGCTTCGCCATCATGGGCGGCATCAATCTCGTGCCTCTGGCTACACAGGCAGAGGACGGCTATCACCTCCCGGCGGAGGACGAGATCGAACGCGCCATCACGCCGCGCACGCGCGCCATCATCGTCTGTAATCCGAATAATCCGACCGGCACGGTGCTCCGGCACGATGAAATCGACATGATCGCGCGTATCGCCGTCAAACACGGCCTCTATATATTGTCCGACGAAGTGTACCGCGAGTTCATCTACGAGGGTGAGACCAAGAGCATGCTCAGCGTGCCCGGACTCGAGCAGCACGTCGTGGTGATGGACAGTCTTTCGAAGCGCTACAGTCTCTGCGGCGGACGCATGGGCTGCATCATCAGCCGCAACCAGGCGCTGATGGATGTGTTTCTGCGCTTCGGCCAGGCCCGCCTCTGTACTGCCACGCTCGAGCAGATCGGTTCCGCCGCTCTCGTCGATGCCGGGGCGAAGTACTTCGATCCGATGATCGCCGAGTACCGCCTGCGCCGCGACGCCACGTACGATGAACTCATGGCCATCCCCGGCGTGGTCTGCCGTAAGCCGAGCGGCGCCTTCTACATCATGGCCCGGCTTCCGGTCGACGACGTCGACCGTTTCGCCGCATGGATGCTCACCGATTTTTCGCTCGACAACGCCACCACCATGATCGCGCCGGGAGCCGGCTTCTACGCGACGCCCGGACGCGGACGCGACGAGGCGCGTTTCGCCTATGTGCTCGACGCCGACTCGTGCCGCGCCGCCGTCCGCACCCTCGCGCGGGGCATCGAGGCCTACAACCGCGCCTGA
- a CDS encoding (2Fe-2S)-binding protein produces the protein MITVTIDGRTIQTEPSKTIIEAAFENGIYVPHFCWHPAMSISGNCRMCLVEVEKMPKQVIACSTLCMDGMVVHVNSDKAVSARNAVMEFILINHPLDCPICDEAGECKLQDYAYRFSAGESRFDEDKVHKRKRVELGPHVMFDAERCISCSRCIRFCEDIVKNPQLTFVQRGDRVTITTFPGKQLDNPYSLNVVDVCPVGALTSRDFRFKSRVWDMSHTPSVCPGCARGCSIDVWVRQNEILRVTPRENQEVNDFWMCDEGRLESWRHVNDATRFRQPRLRRDGELVEIGWDEAIAAVASELKSYTKHQIAVLGSGHDTCEDAFVLSRFAREVLHTPWIDMLPHVASGTQDEFLIRDDKSPNAAGVRLAGLVPADAAHGHAAMLEAIAKGDIKAVIVTDRAAAEVPGLLEALRGAAYVVAVVSNSSELSDRADAVLAASAFAEKGGTFVNFEQQIQILHPAVVTAERERWMGGFSVSRLDAFGSEFDRWGKISRRDARPVWRIAAALARVLGAKWKYDNVDDVFEDFAATVPALKGLTYDSIGAFGLRLSGDAPRHLLPYTYSDVTP, from the coding sequence ATGATAACAGTCACCATCGACGGACGTACCATACAGACCGAACCCTCGAAAACCATCATCGAGGCGGCGTTTGAAAATGGCATTTATGTGCCGCACTTCTGCTGGCATCCCGCCATGTCCATTTCCGGCAACTGCCGCATGTGCCTTGTGGAAGTCGAAAAAATGCCCAAGCAGGTCATCGCCTGCTCGACACTCTGCATGGACGGCATGGTCGTGCACGTCAATTCCGACAAGGCCGTGAGCGCGCGCAACGCCGTGATGGAGTTCATTCTCATCAATCATCCCCTCGATTGTCCGATTTGTGACGAGGCGGGCGAGTGCAAGCTGCAGGATTATGCCTACCGCTTCAGCGCGGGCGAGAGCCGTTTCGACGAGGACAAGGTGCACAAGCGCAAGCGCGTCGAACTCGGCCCGCACGTCATGTTCGACGCCGAGCGCTGCATCTCGTGTTCGCGCTGCATCCGTTTCTGCGAGGACATCGTCAAGAATCCGCAGCTCACCTTCGTGCAGCGCGGCGACCGCGTCACCATCACCACGTTCCCCGGCAAGCAGCTCGACAATCCGTACTCGCTCAACGTCGTCGACGTGTGTCCCGTGGGCGCGTTGACAAGCCGCGATTTCCGTTTCAAGTCGCGCGTGTGGGACATGTCGCACACGCCCAGCGTCTGCCCTGGCTGCGCGCGCGGCTGCAGCATCGACGTGTGGGTGCGGCAGAACGAGATACTCCGCGTGACGCCGCGCGAGAATCAGGAAGTGAACGATTTCTGGATGTGTGATGAGGGCCGGCTCGAGAGCTGGCGTCATGTCAATGATGCGACACGATTCCGCCAGCCGCGTTTGCGTCGCGACGGTGAGCTGGTTGAAATCGGCTGGGACGAAGCGATCGCCGCGGTCGCGTCGGAATTGAAGAGCTACACAAAACATCAGATCGCGGTTCTCGGATCGGGGCACGACACGTGTGAGGACGCCTTCGTGCTCTCGCGTTTTGCGCGCGAGGTTCTGCACACGCCGTGGATCGACATGCTGCCGCACGTTGCGTCAGGCACGCAGGACGAATTTTTGATACGCGACGACAAATCACCGAATGCAGCGGGAGTCCGTCTCGCGGGCCTCGTCCCCGCCGATGCAGCGCACGGCCACGCGGCCATGCTTGAGGCCATCGCGAAAGGCGACATCAAAGCCGTCATCGTGACCGACCGCGCCGCGGCCGAAGTGCCCGGTCTGCTCGAGGCGCTGCGCGGCGCGGCGTATGTCGTGGCCGTGGTCAGTAACTCCTCCGAATTGTCCGACCGCGCCGACGCGGTGCTTGCCGCATCGGCCTTCGCCGAGAAGGGAGGCACCTTCGTGAATTTCGAACAGCAGATCCAGATACTGCATCCGGCCGTTGTGACCGCCGAACGCGAGCGATGGATGGGCGGATTCAGCGTCAGCCGGCTCGACGCCTTCGGCAGCGAGTTCGACCGCTGGGGCAAGATCTCGCGCCGCGACGCGCGTCCCGTGTGGCGTATTGCCGCAGCGCTTGCCCGCGTGCTCGGCGCGAAATGGAAATACGACAACGTCGACGACGTGTTCGAGGATTTTGCCGCCACCGTCCCGGCACTGAAGGGCCTGACGTACGATTCCATCGGTGCTTTCGGACTCCGCCTCTCGGGCGATGCCCCGCGGCATCTCCTCCCGTACACGTACAGCGACGTGACTCCCTAA
- the nuoI gene encoding NADH-quinone oxidoreductase subunit NuoI — MTSTDRSKKYTLTFWEKIYIPEIVKGMKVTLGQMLKKKDTRQYPEERWTPPPSFRGAPVLVLEQNGVERCVACGLCSRVCPALAIEVQAAETEDQKERYPERFEINMLRCIFCGFCEEVCPEEAIVMSDRYELAFTRYEDAIFGKDRLLTPVEKLRPRLEYLRAHR; from the coding sequence ATGACGTCCACCGACCGCAGCAAGAAATACACACTCACGTTCTGGGAAAAAATCTACATTCCCGAAATCGTGAAGGGCATGAAAGTGACGCTTGGGCAGATGCTCAAGAAGAAGGACACGCGGCAGTATCCCGAGGAGCGCTGGACGCCGCCGCCCTCGTTCCGCGGCGCGCCCGTGCTGGTGCTGGAACAGAACGGTGTCGAGCGCTGCGTCGCGTGCGGCCTGTGTTCGCGCGTGTGTCCCGCGCTCGCGATCGAGGTGCAGGCGGCCGAGACCGAGGATCAGAAGGAACGGTATCCGGAGCGTTTCGAGATCAACATGCTGCGCTGCATCTTCTGCGGTTTCTGCGAGGAGGTCTGTCCCGAGGAGGCGATCGTCATGAGCGACCGCTACGAGCTGGCCTTCACGCGGTATGAAGACGCGATTTTCGGGAAGGACCGTCTGCTGACGCCTGTCGAAAAACTCCGTCCGCGTCTGGAGTATCTCCGCGCGCACAGGTGA
- the nuoH gene encoding NADH-quinone oxidoreductase subunit NuoH, which yields MDALDILLTLIKIVVLFGVVLLTVAELVYTERKISAWIQNRIGPNRVGWAGLLQPYADVVKLLLKEDIVPTVANRFIHTLAPVISIGVAFSTLAVIPIAGHAITVFGREVWLVVADVNVGILYVLALTSMGVYGLTLSGWASNNKYSLLGGLRSSAQMISYELSMGLSIIGIVMITGSLQVSSIVAHQADWMWNLVLQPIGFITFLVASFAETNRAPFDLPEAEPELVGGYHTEYSSFKFALFFLAEYANMITSCAVITTLYLGGWQVPYLHVLGLPSGLEVVAQIVAFMAKVAFLLFFFQWVRWSLPRFRYDQLMNLGWKVMLPLALLNIVITGIVLLLI from the coding sequence ATGGATGCTCTCGACATACTCCTGACTCTCATTAAAATCGTCGTGCTCTTCGGCGTCGTTCTTCTCACGGTGGCCGAACTCGTGTACACCGAACGCAAGATCAGCGCCTGGATACAGAACCGTATCGGACCGAACCGCGTGGGCTGGGCCGGGCTTCTGCAACCGTACGCCGATGTGGTGAAACTGCTGCTGAAGGAAGACATCGTTCCGACAGTCGCGAATCGTTTCATTCATACACTCGCACCTGTTATTTCCATCGGCGTCGCCTTCAGCACGCTTGCCGTGATCCCCATTGCGGGACACGCGATCACCGTGTTCGGCCGCGAGGTGTGGCTCGTCGTTGCGGACGTGAACGTGGGCATCCTGTACGTGCTCGCCCTCACCTCGATGGGCGTGTACGGTTTGACACTGAGCGGCTGGGCGTCGAACAACAAGTACTCGCTGCTGGGCGGACTCCGCTCGTCGGCGCAGATGATTTCGTACGAACTGTCGATGGGTTTGAGCATCATCGGCATTGTCATGATCACCGGTTCGCTGCAGGTCTCATCGATCGTGGCGCATCAGGCGGACTGGATGTGGAATCTCGTCCTCCAGCCGATCGGCTTCATCACCTTCCTTGTCGCCTCCTTCGCCGAGACCAACCGTGCGCCGTTTGATTTACCGGAAGCGGAACCGGAACTGGTCGGCGGATATCACACCGAGTACAGCAGCTTCAAGTTTGCGCTCTTCTTCCTTGCGGAATATGCGAACATGATCACCTCGTGCGCCGTCATCACAACCCTGTATCTCGGCGGCTGGCAGGTTCCGTATCTCCATGTGCTCGGCCTTCCCTCTGGATTGGAAGTGGTGGCGCAGATCGTCGCCTTCATGGCCAAGGTCGCCTTCCTGCTGTTTTTCTTCCAGTGGGTGCGGTGGAGCCTGCCTCGTTTCCGCTACGATCAGCTCATGAATCTGGGCTGGAAGGTGATGCTGCCGCTGGCGCTGCTCAACATCGTGATCACCGGGATCGTGTTACTGCTGATCTGA
- a CDS encoding T9SS type A sorting domain-containing protein, which translates to MFRRCISARRAGVFTALALTAVLCSGCLATIHAITAPTMVTADENFVVAIDGSVSGSAPGAAGLVVQVPDSFEYVRASFVASTGRKRLRLQPALAGLFTPEPGHRVIALADSSAFARVQGDDIRVLLTLRAKETGTFSLKCVAAAQQESGVWRTGDGAPRDFNRIVASDKIVTLTVVEPERNGTSAVSFAGDREHLVLPDTGLFTFSREQDFSLELWLASTARDAAIVSTRGDDVLGAFPFELGIDERGSLALSTCDGSVLARTRSAAFIADGSWHHVAVVYTSSTRSFELYMDSRFVEALTAGSGEGVVPSAGVMVGGRPSRKKWFSGVIDEFRVWSIPRTQDEIIFYRNTALSGYEKNLYALFSFERAQNGRISSTAAVEGVEAVAYNKPKLVPSTAPLRVELISFSVIQEGADVTMSWDSYDESKVRAYQIEKRTEEGKYSVLLTFESSTAEGNHRSFRANDTWTEKSVVYYRLKKINLDGSIVLSDEVPIGAGEIMNFTLGDNAPNPFLSVTEIPYTLSETANVTLRVYDITGREVRELVSDRQKAGSYSVTFDGSDLPAGAYFYKLRTPAGAQTKKMFLGR; encoded by the coding sequence GTGTTCCGGCGATGCATCTCCGCGCGACGCGCGGGCGTTTTTACCGCCCTCGCGCTGACCGCCGTGCTCTGCAGCGGCTGCCTCGCGACAATCCACGCGATCACCGCGCCGACGATGGTGACGGCCGACGAGAACTTCGTCGTCGCGATCGACGGCAGCGTGTCGGGCTCCGCGCCCGGCGCGGCGGGGCTCGTGGTGCAGGTGCCCGACAGTTTTGAATATGTGCGCGCGTCGTTTGTTGCGTCGACGGGAAGGAAACGCCTGCGCCTGCAGCCCGCTCTTGCGGGTTTGTTCACTCCCGAGCCGGGTCACAGGGTGATCGCGCTCGCGGACTCGTCCGCCTTCGCGCGCGTGCAGGGCGACGACATCCGCGTTCTCCTCACGCTGCGCGCGAAGGAGACGGGCACGTTCTCGTTGAAGTGTGTCGCGGCCGCGCAGCAGGAATCCGGCGTGTGGCGCACGGGCGACGGTGCTCCGCGCGATTTCAACCGCATCGTGGCGTCCGACAAAATCGTCACGCTCACCGTCGTCGAGCCCGAGCGCAACGGCACCAGCGCCGTGTCCTTCGCCGGCGACCGTGAGCACCTGGTTCTGCCCGACACGGGACTGTTCACCTTCTCGCGTGAACAGGATTTCTCGCTGGAGCTATGGCTCGCGAGCACGGCACGCGACGCCGCCATCGTCAGCACACGCGGCGACGACGTGCTCGGCGCCTTTCCATTCGAACTCGGCATCGACGAGCGCGGTTCGCTCGCCTTGTCGACCTGCGACGGCTCGGTGCTGGCGCGAACACGCTCGGCCGCCTTCATCGCCGACGGGAGCTGGCATCATGTGGCCGTGGTGTACACCTCCTCGACGCGCTCGTTCGAATTGTACATGGACTCGCGCTTCGTCGAAGCGCTCACCGCCGGCTCCGGTGAGGGCGTGGTTCCGTCGGCAGGAGTGATGGTCGGCGGCCGTCCGTCGAGAAAAAAATGGTTCTCGGGAGTCATCGACGAGTTCCGCGTGTGGTCAATTCCCAGAACACAGGACGAAATTATCTTTTATCGAAACACGGCGCTGTCGGGGTACGAAAAAAATCTCTACGCCCTGTTCAGTTTCGAGCGCGCGCAGAACGGCCGCATTTCGAGCACCGCCGCGGTCGAGGGTGTCGAGGCCGTGGCGTACAACAAGCCGAAGCTTGTGCCCTCCACGGCGCCGCTGCGTGTCGAGCTTATCTCGTTCAGCGTGATACAGGAAGGTGCCGATGTGACGATGTCGTGGGATTCCTACGACGAGTCGAAGGTGCGCGCCTATCAGATCGAGAAGCGGACCGAGGAGGGCAAATACTCGGTGCTGCTCACGTTCGAGTCCAGCACGGCCGAAGGGAATCACCGCAGTTTCCGTGCAAACGACACATGGACCGAGAAGAGCGTCGTGTATTACCGGCTGAAAAAGATCAATCTCGACGGCAGCATAGTGCTTTCGGACGAGGTGCCGATAGGCGCGGGTGAAATCATGAATTTTACACTCGGCGACAATGCGCCGAATCCATTTCTCTCTGTGACAGAGATTCCGTACACTTTGTCGGAAACAGCGAACGTAACGTTGAGAGTGTATGATATCACAGGCAGGGAAGTGCGCGAACTGGTGAGCGATCGCCAGAAAGCCGGCAGTTACTCCGTCACATTTGACGGCTCGGATCTTCCCGCGGGCGCATATTTCTACAAATTGCGGACGCCCGCAGGCGCACAGACCAAAAAGATGTTCCTCGGCCGCTGA
- a CDS encoding NAD(P)-dependent oxidoreductase: protein MNIALFGASGWVGGTILREALERGHSVTAIVRDPSKITFTHERLSVAAGDSADAASVASGARGHEVAAAAIGGRATAQHEVVPASAQALLAGLGQAGVPRLVWVGGAGSLEVAPGMRLVDTPQFPADYKAEALAQADALEVFRATETPVTWTVVSPAIMVLPGTRSGRYRSGGDQLLTNDKGESSISVEDYAAAFVDEIEKAANPGRRISVIGV from the coding sequence ATGAACATAGCATTGTTTGGAGCAAGCGGCTGGGTGGGCGGAACGATACTGCGCGAGGCACTCGAGCGCGGACACTCGGTGACGGCGATCGTACGCGACCCGTCGAAAATCACATTCACGCACGAGCGTCTGAGCGTCGCTGCCGGCGACAGCGCCGATGCCGCATCCGTTGCGTCGGGAGCGCGCGGACATGAAGTCGCCGCGGCCGCGATAGGCGGACGCGCCACGGCGCAGCACGAGGTTGTGCCTGCGAGCGCGCAGGCGCTGCTGGCCGGACTCGGACAGGCGGGCGTGCCTCGCCTCGTTTGGGTGGGCGGCGCCGGAAGTCTCGAGGTCGCCCCAGGCATGCGTCTGGTCGACACACCGCAATTTCCGGCGGATTACAAGGCCGAGGCCCTGGCGCAGGCCGATGCGCTGGAAGTGTTCCGCGCGACGGAAACACCCGTGACATGGACCGTGGTCAGCCCGGCAATCATGGTGCTTCCCGGCACACGCAGCGGCCGGTACCGCAGCGGCGGCGATCAGCTTCTGACCAACGACAAGGGCGAGAGCAGCATTTCGGTCGAGGATTACGCGGCGGCGTTTGTCGATGAAATCGAAAAGGCCGCGAATCCGGGCAGGCGCATAAGCGTCATCGGCGTCTAG